In the genome of Triticum urartu cultivar G1812 chromosome 5, Tu2.1, whole genome shotgun sequence, one region contains:
- the LOC125506255 gene encoding U-box domain-containing protein 11-like — MQPPPEPTGDALAECFRLLDELPAAAALSPAFRRHWPSISASVSSLSSSLSQPAFPSSAPLLAPLASALSALMSVCSGPPLGHLHTVSLLSSSAASLSQLAADARLLVSPAEGDGSESDGLLSRLRLGSSVSRAAALDSLAESVRSSQPGSCSATAVSAVAAMLDSGDLLPATRDKAVSVLAAFASSEATCRFLAKESGTVVPHLCRALESGGASTEQACVALEPLTASSRDAAATVSARGGVGALLVACASGTPASQAAAAGVLRNIAAFPDLLPAFRDEGAIPLLVQLVSLGTPRAQEHALGCLRNLTASDGDEGQSLKVEAFHAGALGCVKDFLDSCRGDEPGLAPAFGLLRNMASFRVIAEIAVSATFLSHVVAALGSDSTNTRTEAAMALAELCNVGSGKSREEVGEAMPRLVWMLEAKAVAERDAAARALATLVAASGSYRALFRKEEMGIVKVVRLLDPAVRGGDKRFPVAVLLGVSQSRRCRKQMVAAGACGFVQALLAAEVDGAKKLSECLGRGRMLGVFPRT; from the coding sequence ATGCAACCGCCCCCGGAGCCCACCGGCGACGCGCTCGCGGAGTGCTTCCGCCTGTTGGATGAGCTCCCAGCCGCGGCAGCTTTGTCTCCGGCGTTCCGCCGCCACTGGCCGTCCATCTCCGCCTCCGTCTCGTCGCTCTCTTCCTCCCTCTCGCAGCCCGCCTTCCCGTCCTCCGCGCCGCTCCTCGCGCCCCTCGCGTCCGCGCTCTCGGCTCTCATGTCCGTCTGCAGTGGCCCTCCCCTCGGCCACCTCCACACCGTCTCGCTcctctcctcctccgccgcctcgctCTCCCAGCTCGCAGCCGACGCGCGCCTGCTCGTCTCCCCGGCCGAAGGCGATGGGTCTGAGTCCGACGGCCTGCTCTCTCGCCTCCGGCTTGGCTCGTCCGTTTCCCGAGCCGCGGCGCTCGACTCGCTCGCCGAATCTGTCCGGTCGTCCCAGCCGGGGTCGTGCTCTGCCACTGCTGTGTCTGCGGTCGCCGCGATGCTCGACTCCGGCGATCTCCTTCCGGCCACCCGCGACAAGGCCGTGTCCGTGCTGGCCGCGTTCGCGTCCTCCGAGGCCACTTGCAGGTTCTTGGCCAAGGAGTCGGGCACCGTCGTGCCCCACCTCTGCCGCGCGCTGGAGTCCGGCGGCGCCAGCACCGAGCAGGCGTGCGTCGCGCTGGAGCCGCTGACCGCCTCGTCGCGGGACGCGGCGGCGACTGTGTCGGCTCGTGGAGGCGTGGGCGCGCTCCTCGTGGCCTGCGCCTCCGGCACCCCGGCGTCGCAGGCCGCTGCCGCGGGCGTGCTCCGGAACATCGCCGCGTTCCCGGACCTGCTGCCCGCGTTCCGCGACGAGGGCGCGATCCCCTTGCTCGTGCAGCTCGTCTCGCTCGGCACCCCGCGGGCGCAGGAGCACGCGCTCGGCTGCCTCCGGAACCTAACGGCCAGCGACGGCGACGAGGGCCAGAGCCTCAAGGTCGAGGCGTTCCACGCAGGCGCCCTCGGCTGCGTCAAGGACTTCCTGGATTCGTGCCGCGGCGACGAGCCGGGCCTCGCGCCGGCGTTCGGGCTGCTCCGCAACATGGCCTCCTTCCGCGTCATCGCCGAGATAGCCGTGTCCGCCACCTTCCTCAGCCATGTGGTGGCCGCGCTGGGCAGCGACAGCACCAACACCCGCACGGAGGCCGCCATGGCGCTGGCTGAGCTCTGCAACGTCGGCAGCGGCAAGTCGAGGGAGGAGGTCGGGGAGGCGATGCCGAGGCTGGTGTGGATGCTGGAGGCGAAGGCCGTGGCCGAGAGGGACGCGGCCGCGAGGGCGCTGGCCACGCTGGTCGCCGCGAGCGGCAGCTACCGGGCGCTGTTCCGGAAGGAGGAGATGGGCATCGTGAAGGTGGTCCGGCTGCTGGACCCGGCCGTCCGGGGCGGCGACAAGCGGTTCCCCGTGGCGGTGCTGCTGGGCGTGTCGCAGTCCCGGCGGTGCCGGAAGCAGATGGTGGCCGCCGGCGCGTGCGGGTTCGTGCAGGCGCTGCTGGCCGCCGAGGTGGACGGCGCCAAGAAGCTCTCCGAGTGCCTCGGCAGGGGCAGGATGCTCGGCGTGTTCCCCCGGACATGA
- the LOC125511146 gene encoding uncharacterized protein LOC125511146 isoform X1 gives MAKMSCFSILLTGRRQKRVQVGDADKGGGTENDRATVKPVAVESTDAPPAVAAAMVEKCGDKIVADVVIVVAHKGASEVSPARSDSLSDDIDFEFHPQHKSVGFDVQGPEKHATGTVPDARPVAASAGEEAATAVVEEAAAAEVEVDPSAKLKRSCSNIETKRPGPRDAPGTRVRSRSYGDLPGDLLVVTTPRRAHEASPNASVKTSRTADGVMLKRRSSSQVLPSRSRKLWWRLFLWSHRNLHRPWSARPSDAGTPRGGYTSDTLEEPADRKKKKAMVDESPPQPPSQNQWVAFCADHSLSDRVSDWVSSIDNSGCLRIAEEEDDGGDQSMDLIDDRVARPRPMEAGETSGKGGHGKLAKRCAAADDVAQANSIVQSLNGFSSVAHISGMGLKVVPMIAPFSNLRAVNLSGNFIVHISPGSLPKGLHTLDLSRNKIANVEGLRELTKLRVLNLSYNRISRIGHGLSNCTAMRELYLAGNKIGDVEGLHRLLRLAVLDLGFNRLTTAKALGQLVANYHSLLALNLVGNPVQANVGDDALRKAVTDLLPQLAYLNKQPLKPREAATDSVARAALGTGGRRRGAPRRLSQSPGSSSSSSSRSRSKGRQHHGSSMTARK, from the exons ATGGCCAAGATGagctgcttctccatcctgctcACCGGCCGGAGGCAGAAACGAGTG CAGGTTGGTGATGCCGACAAGGGTGGTGGAACTGAGAACGATCGCGCCACGGTGAAGCCGGTGGCGGTGGAGTCTACTGACGCGCCGCCGGCGGTTGCCGCTGCCATGGTGGAGAAATGCGGCGACAAGATCGTCGCCGATGTGGTCATCGTGGTGGCGCACAAGGGCGCCAGTGAGGTGTCGCCAGCAAGATCGGACAGTCTGTCTGACGACATTGATTTCGAGTTCCACCCGCAGCACAAGTCCGTCGGCTTCGACGTCCAGGGACCGGAGAAGCATGCCACTGGCACCGTGCCGGACGCGCGTCCGGTGGCCGCGAGCGCCGGGGAGGAGGCCGCGACGGCGGTGGTGGAGGAGGCTGCGGCAGCGGAGGTGGAGGTGGACCCGTCGGCGAAGCTCAAGCGCTCGTGCTCCAACATCGAGACGAAGCGGCCTGGCCCGAGGGACGCCCCGGGCACGCGGGTGCGGTCGCGCTCCTACGGCGACCTGCCGGGCGACCTCCTCGTGGTCACCACCCCGCGGCGCGCGCACGAGGCGAGCCCCAATGCGTCGGTGAAGACGTCGCGCACCGCCGACGGCGTTATGCTCAAGCGGCGGTCGTCTAGCCAGGTGCTGCCGTCGCGGAGCCGGAAGCTGTGGTGGCGGCTCTTCCTCTGGAGCCACCGCAACTTGCACCGGCCCTGGTCGGCGCGCCCAAGCGACGCTGGCACTCCCCGCGGCGGGTACACGTCGGACACGCTCGAGGAGCCGGCCGACCGCAAGAAGAAGAAGGCGATGGTGGACGAGTCGCCGCCGCAGCCGCCATCGCAGAACCAGTGGGTCGCCTTCTGCGCCGACCACTCCCTGAGCGACCGCGTCAGCGACTGGGTGAGCAGCATCGACAACAGCGGGTGCCTCCGCAtcgccgaggaggaggacgacggtgGCGACCAGAGCATGGACCTCATCGACGACCGCGTGGCGCGTCCGCGTCCCATGGAGGCCGGGGAGACGTCGGGTAAGGGGGGCCACGGCAAGCTGGCCAAGCGGTGCGCGGCGGCGGACGACGTGGCCCAGGCCAACAGCATCGTCCAGTCCCTCAACGGCTTCTCCTCCGTGGCGCACATCTCCGGGATGGGCCTCAAGGTCGTGCCCATGATCGCGCCCTTCTCCAACCTCCGCGCCGTCAACCTCTCCGGCAACTTCATCG TTCATATCTCCCCCGGATCGCTGCCGAAGGGCCTGCACACGCTGGATCTGTCGCGGAACAAGATCGCCAACGTCGAGGGGCTCCGGGAGCTGACGAAGCTGCGCGTGCTGAACCTCAGCTACAACCGGATCTCGCGCATCGGCCACG GGCTGTCGAACTGCACGGCGATGAGGGAGCTGTACCTGGCGGGGAACAAGATCGGCGACGTGGAGGGGCTGCACCGGCTGCTGAGGCTGGCGGTGCTGGACCTGGGCTTCAACAGGCTCACCACGGCCAAGGCGCTGGGCCAGCTGGTGGCCAACTACCACTCCCTCCTGGCGCTCAACCTGGTGGGCAACCCCGTGCAGGCCAACGTCGGCGACGACGCGCTGCGCAAGGCCGTCACCGACCTCCTCCCGCAGCTGGCCTACCTCAACAAGCAGCCCCTCAAGCCGCGGGAGGCGGCCACTGACAGCGTCGCGCGCGCGGCGCTCGGCACGGGAGGGCGCAGGAGGGGGGCGCCGCGGCGCCTGAGCCAGAGCCCCgggtcgtcgtcgtcgtcgtcgtccagGAGCAGGTCCAAAGGCAGGCAGCACCACGGCTCGAGCATGACGGCAAGGAAGTGA
- the LOC125511145 gene encoding uncharacterized protein LOC125511145, with protein MMGGGGTRGRRRWTQRSCRAGGPGGVVTRTVAAPEDRGASAATRRSAAGFAHVDKQQRLYGLSSQDSTSSSRSTIIEDFLHSDLCEYKHKRSSGNATKCLPNHHSLSSMMSESRNHSAATEMPAASEKPSFSWPTEKQVPNNKNLFPATSTVSDNGSPYRPKFHLDRGRNNAKQTPTPKESSGMCSFSYQLARGAGRSDSMKMGPTSAKCSLAETMSMLRQRRFGRSYQNQNRIGALNQRHKNTQSGGAINMVKKEETYNQSDLSTGRHWQTLLDNALVRGRLQPLNEESPEQLWSCTNSESDKAICFSSGGSIDGLQVSFSSDTSDTSDNSNLSSLGTVSNDQWRMSFKKVHCPLAARINYIPRASCKEIEQASPVSVLEYPAGDFSDAENIKQDTTDPHAPQLRHELPSEENITEVAVDAAINNYLCSEMEATETDETIQLVEDTPCEFEDEEEREFCYLLDVLIASGIHGVEEDQLYKVCQSLDCPASYDVFDKLEKKYKKVAQWSRADRKLTFDMVNSILSEILAPCLDMHPWATTARNMAPAWGSEGLLEKLLQVLTRRREELAPRVHKEKQVLNQKWPDLADYIERAGRDVERMIKDDLLEELVLELMSS; from the exons ATGATGGGCGGCGGCGGCACCCGCGGGCGGCGGAGGTGGACGCAGCGGTCGTGCCGGGCGGGAGGACCGGGCGGGGTCGTCACGCGGACGGTGGCGGCGCCGGAGGATCGCGGCGCGAGCGCGGCTACGCGGCGGAGCGCTGCAG GGTTTGCTCATGTGGACAAGCAGCAGCGTCTCTACGGACTATCATCACAAGATTCCACAAGTAGCAGTAGATCTACAATAATAGAAGATTTT CTTCATTCGGATTTATGTGAATATAAGCATAAGAGGTCCAGCGGCAATGCTACAAAATGCCTTCCTAACCACCATTCTCTGTCATCCATGATGTCAGAATCAAGGAATCATAGTGCAGCAACTGAAATGCCGGCAGCTTCTGAAAAACCTTCCTTTTCATGGCCAACAGAGAAGCAAGTCCCCAACAATAAAAATCTTTTTCCTGCCACCAGTACTGTGTCGGATAATGGGTCGCCCTACCGTCCTAAATTTCATCTTGACAGAGGTAGGAACAATGCAAAGCAGACTCCAACACCCAAAGAATCCAGTGGCATGTGCAGTTTCAGTTATCAATTAGCTAGAGGTGCTGGAAGATCTGATTCTATGAAGATGGGCCCTACAAGTGCAAAGTGCTCCCTTGCAGAGACAATGTCGATGTTACGTCAACGGCGGTTTGGTCGCAGTTACCAGAATCAAAACCGCATCGGTGCATTAAATCAGAGGCATAAGAACACACAATCTGGAGGAGCAAtcaacatggtaaagaaagaggagACTTATAATCAGTCTGATTTGTCAACAGGAAGACACTGGCAAACTTTGTTGGATAATGCATTAGTTCGAGGGAGGTTACAGCCACTCAATGAGGAATCACCTGAACAACTGTGGAGCTGTACAAACAGTGAATCTGATAAGGCGATATGCTTTTCCTCCGGTGGCAGCATTGATGGTTTGCAAGTATCTTTTTCAAGTGACACTAGTGACACAAGTGATAACTCCAATTTATCTTCTCTGGGTACAGTGTCAAATGATCAGTGGAGGATGTCCTTCAAGAAG GTACACTGTCCACTTGCTGCACGGATAAATTATATCCCCCGAGCTTCCTGCAAGGAGATTGAGCAGGCAAGCCCTGTATCTGTTCTTGAATATCCAGCTGGGGATTTTTCTGATGCTGAAAACATCAAGCAGGATACAACAGATCCTCATG CTCCCCAGCTAAGGCATGAGCTTCCATCAGAAGAAAATATTACCGAGGTAGCAGTGGATGCTGCAATTAATAATTACTTGTGCTCTGAGATGGAGGCTACTGAAACTGATGAAACCATACAGCTGGTTGAAGACACCCCTTGTGAATTTGAGGACGAAGAGGAAAGAGAGTTCTGCTACTTGCTGGACGTTCTAATTGCTTCTGGTATTCATGGCGTTGAGGAGGATCAGCTGTACAAGGTGTGCCAGTCCCTTGATTGCCCTGCAAGCTATGACGTGTTTGACAAGCTTGAGAAGAAATACAAAAAAGTGGCTCAATGGTCAAGGGCAGACAGGAAGCTCACCTTCGACATGGTAAACTCCATACTGTCGGAAATTCTTGCCCCATGTTTGGACATGCACCCTTGGGCAACTACCGCGAGGAATATGGCGCCAGCGTGGGGCTCAGAGGGCCTGTTGGAGAAATTGTTGCAGGTCTTGACTCGGCGGCGAGAAGAACTTGCGCCAAGAGTGCATAAGGAGAAACAAGTGTTAAATCAGAAATGGCCAGATTTGGCAGATTACATCGAGAGGGCAGGTAGGGATGTTGAGAGGATGATAAAGGATGATCTTCTGGAAGAGCTGGTTCTGGAGTTGATGTCCAGCTAG
- the LOC125511146 gene encoding uncharacterized protein LOC125511146 isoform X2, with product MAKMSCFSILLTGRRQKRVVGDADKGGGTENDRATVKPVAVESTDAPPAVAAAMVEKCGDKIVADVVIVVAHKGASEVSPARSDSLSDDIDFEFHPQHKSVGFDVQGPEKHATGTVPDARPVAASAGEEAATAVVEEAAAAEVEVDPSAKLKRSCSNIETKRPGPRDAPGTRVRSRSYGDLPGDLLVVTTPRRAHEASPNASVKTSRTADGVMLKRRSSSQVLPSRSRKLWWRLFLWSHRNLHRPWSARPSDAGTPRGGYTSDTLEEPADRKKKKAMVDESPPQPPSQNQWVAFCADHSLSDRVSDWVSSIDNSGCLRIAEEEDDGGDQSMDLIDDRVARPRPMEAGETSGKGGHGKLAKRCAAADDVAQANSIVQSLNGFSSVAHISGMGLKVVPMIAPFSNLRAVNLSGNFIVHISPGSLPKGLHTLDLSRNKIANVEGLRELTKLRVLNLSYNRISRIGHGLSNCTAMRELYLAGNKIGDVEGLHRLLRLAVLDLGFNRLTTAKALGQLVANYHSLLALNLVGNPVQANVGDDALRKAVTDLLPQLAYLNKQPLKPREAATDSVARAALGTGGRRRGAPRRLSQSPGSSSSSSSRSRSKGRQHHGSSMTARK from the exons ATGGCCAAGATGagctgcttctccatcctgctcACCGGCCGGAGGCAGAAACGAGTG GTTGGTGATGCCGACAAGGGTGGTGGAACTGAGAACGATCGCGCCACGGTGAAGCCGGTGGCGGTGGAGTCTACTGACGCGCCGCCGGCGGTTGCCGCTGCCATGGTGGAGAAATGCGGCGACAAGATCGTCGCCGATGTGGTCATCGTGGTGGCGCACAAGGGCGCCAGTGAGGTGTCGCCAGCAAGATCGGACAGTCTGTCTGACGACATTGATTTCGAGTTCCACCCGCAGCACAAGTCCGTCGGCTTCGACGTCCAGGGACCGGAGAAGCATGCCACTGGCACCGTGCCGGACGCGCGTCCGGTGGCCGCGAGCGCCGGGGAGGAGGCCGCGACGGCGGTGGTGGAGGAGGCTGCGGCAGCGGAGGTGGAGGTGGACCCGTCGGCGAAGCTCAAGCGCTCGTGCTCCAACATCGAGACGAAGCGGCCTGGCCCGAGGGACGCCCCGGGCACGCGGGTGCGGTCGCGCTCCTACGGCGACCTGCCGGGCGACCTCCTCGTGGTCACCACCCCGCGGCGCGCGCACGAGGCGAGCCCCAATGCGTCGGTGAAGACGTCGCGCACCGCCGACGGCGTTATGCTCAAGCGGCGGTCGTCTAGCCAGGTGCTGCCGTCGCGGAGCCGGAAGCTGTGGTGGCGGCTCTTCCTCTGGAGCCACCGCAACTTGCACCGGCCCTGGTCGGCGCGCCCAAGCGACGCTGGCACTCCCCGCGGCGGGTACACGTCGGACACGCTCGAGGAGCCGGCCGACCGCAAGAAGAAGAAGGCGATGGTGGACGAGTCGCCGCCGCAGCCGCCATCGCAGAACCAGTGGGTCGCCTTCTGCGCCGACCACTCCCTGAGCGACCGCGTCAGCGACTGGGTGAGCAGCATCGACAACAGCGGGTGCCTCCGCAtcgccgaggaggaggacgacggtgGCGACCAGAGCATGGACCTCATCGACGACCGCGTGGCGCGTCCGCGTCCCATGGAGGCCGGGGAGACGTCGGGTAAGGGGGGCCACGGCAAGCTGGCCAAGCGGTGCGCGGCGGCGGACGACGTGGCCCAGGCCAACAGCATCGTCCAGTCCCTCAACGGCTTCTCCTCCGTGGCGCACATCTCCGGGATGGGCCTCAAGGTCGTGCCCATGATCGCGCCCTTCTCCAACCTCCGCGCCGTCAACCTCTCCGGCAACTTCATCG TTCATATCTCCCCCGGATCGCTGCCGAAGGGCCTGCACACGCTGGATCTGTCGCGGAACAAGATCGCCAACGTCGAGGGGCTCCGGGAGCTGACGAAGCTGCGCGTGCTGAACCTCAGCTACAACCGGATCTCGCGCATCGGCCACG GGCTGTCGAACTGCACGGCGATGAGGGAGCTGTACCTGGCGGGGAACAAGATCGGCGACGTGGAGGGGCTGCACCGGCTGCTGAGGCTGGCGGTGCTGGACCTGGGCTTCAACAGGCTCACCACGGCCAAGGCGCTGGGCCAGCTGGTGGCCAACTACCACTCCCTCCTGGCGCTCAACCTGGTGGGCAACCCCGTGCAGGCCAACGTCGGCGACGACGCGCTGCGCAAGGCCGTCACCGACCTCCTCCCGCAGCTGGCCTACCTCAACAAGCAGCCCCTCAAGCCGCGGGAGGCGGCCACTGACAGCGTCGCGCGCGCGGCGCTCGGCACGGGAGGGCGCAGGAGGGGGGCGCCGCGGCGCCTGAGCCAGAGCCCCgggtcgtcgtcgtcgtcgtcgtccagGAGCAGGTCCAAAGGCAGGCAGCACCACGGCTCGAGCATGACGGCAAGGAAGTGA